Proteins encoded together in one uncultured Desulfosarcina sp. window:
- a CDS encoding (Fe-S)-binding protein, whose protein sequence is MAIKKEDAIVSIEEFEPQVWSCVNCYCGLCIEECPVFTETKKEAVTGRGMALIAHAFLNGELDASDIDEDLAYSCTGCGWCEYTCALNTPVFIQKTGTRRTRVSGATLAEIFRTMKAEQGKVPKAVSDALGSLLKSGNPYRKPRKAKDRWVADLNLDDSETDTILYVGATIPFEDRATEMAEAVVDVLKAAGIKFNILGSAEMDSGAFAMMMGEDGLFEEMTEQTEKLIDENGVKTIICVSPHDYDAFKAYYPAFEGLEIKHYTQVFDELLASGKLKLNKSIDKKIVYHDPCYLGRKNDIYEEPRNVLKRIPGVELVEMGKNREHTYCCGGGGTGLIHEIENIRMNQTRVEHAKEKDADCIAVACPICIQMLDDGVKSKNYKMEVKDIAQLLKEAI, encoded by the coding sequence ATGGCCATCAAAAAAGAGGACGCTATCGTAAGCATAGAGGAGTTTGAACCCCAGGTATGGTCCTGCGTGAATTGCTATTGCGGTTTATGTATTGAGGAATGCCCGGTTTTTACGGAAACAAAAAAGGAAGCGGTAACCGGTAGAGGAATGGCGCTGATCGCTCACGCCTTCTTAAACGGGGAACTGGACGCCTCCGATATAGACGAAGATCTCGCCTATTCCTGCACCGGATGCGGCTGGTGCGAGTATACCTGCGCGTTGAACACACCCGTATTCATTCAAAAGACCGGAACCCGACGGACGCGCGTAAGCGGTGCGACCCTGGCGGAAATATTCAGGACGATGAAAGCCGAACAGGGCAAGGTACCCAAGGCTGTCAGCGACGCCCTCGGCAGCCTGTTGAAGTCCGGCAACCCCTACCGCAAACCCAGGAAAGCAAAGGATCGGTGGGTGGCCGATCTCAACCTCGATGACAGCGAAACCGACACGATTCTCTATGTTGGCGCGACAATCCCCTTTGAAGACAGGGCCACGGAAATGGCAGAGGCCGTAGTGGACGTACTTAAGGCCGCCGGCATCAAATTCAACATCCTCGGCAGCGCAGAAATGGACAGCGGTGCCTTCGCCATGATGATGGGTGAGGACGGTCTTTTCGAAGAGATGACCGAACAGACGGAGAAATTGATCGATGAAAATGGCGTAAAGACGATCATCTGTGTATCACCCCACGATTATGATGCGTTCAAGGCCTACTACCCGGCCTTCGAAGGATTGGAGATCAAACACTACACCCAGGTGTTTGACGAACTTCTCGCATCCGGAAAACTGAAATTGAACAAATCCATCGACAAAAAAATCGTATATCACGACCCGTGCTATCTGGGGCGCAAGAACGATATCTACGAAGAACCCCGAAATGTGCTGAAACGGATACCCGGGGTCGAACTGGTGGAGATGGGAAAAAATAGAGAACACACCTATTGCTGCGGAGGGGGAGGAACGGGTCTGATACACGAAATAGAGAACATTCGAATGAATCAGACCCGTGTTGAGCATGCAAAGGAGAAGGATGCCGACTGCATCGCCGTTGCCTGCCCGATTTGCATCCAGATGCTCGACGACGGTGTGAAAAGCAAAAATTACAAGATGGAGGTCAAGGATATCGCCCAGCTGTTGAAAGAGGCGATTTAA
- a CDS encoding lactate racemase domain-containing protein, with translation MIRAKLHKIKQELDQTRIDNIRQHIHDEFQKQNCSTVIGKGKRVAIAVGSRGINQIDEIVKSVVDEVQKAGAAPFIVPSMGSHGGATAEGQKEILENYGILEQNVNAPIVSSMETAHLGETKSGIPVCIDKNASEADHIIVINRIKPHTEFKGSIESGLMKMMVIGLGKHKGALNAHNYAVKFGYEKTLTEIGKHIIDNANITFGVGIVENGYGATHTLRVIKGSDIYQEEKQILNIAQKTCPKLPFKSFDILVVDECGKEISGTGMDTKVIGRIMNIYEEELQEPKITRIILRSLTEKTHGNAVGVGLADFVTKNVYENINFEMTYINCLTAVAPEKARLPIVCPNDAEALKAAIGTCGPVDEENIKIVWIKNTSKLGEMYISDGLVDTAKENTHIQFVGEPETITFDDDGNLSRHFFQ, from the coding sequence ATGATTCGTGCAAAGCTTCATAAGATAAAACAGGAACTGGATCAGACCCGGATAGACAATATCAGGCAGCACATCCATGATGAATTTCAGAAGCAGAATTGTTCCACTGTGATCGGAAAAGGGAAACGTGTCGCCATCGCCGTTGGCAGCAGGGGAATTAACCAGATTGATGAAATCGTCAAATCCGTTGTCGATGAGGTGCAAAAAGCCGGCGCCGCACCCTTCATTGTCCCTTCCATGGGGTCCCACGGCGGTGCTACTGCCGAAGGTCAGAAGGAGATTTTGGAAAACTACGGGATTCTCGAACAGAACGTAAATGCTCCCATCGTATCTTCAATGGAGACGGCCCACCTGGGGGAAACAAAAAGCGGTATTCCTGTGTGCATTGACAAAAACGCCAGCGAGGCGGATCACATCATCGTAATCAACCGGATAAAGCCCCATACGGAATTTAAGGGTTCGATCGAAAGCGGCCTGATGAAAATGATGGTCATCGGATTGGGGAAGCATAAAGGGGCCTTGAATGCACATAATTATGCCGTTAAATTCGGATATGAAAAGACGCTGACGGAAATTGGAAAACATATCATCGATAACGCAAACATCACCTTTGGTGTCGGAATCGTTGAAAACGGATATGGGGCTACGCATACGCTGCGTGTAATCAAAGGTTCGGATATCTATCAGGAAGAAAAGCAGATTCTGAATATCGCCCAAAAGACCTGTCCGAAATTGCCTTTTAAATCTTTTGATATTCTTGTCGTTGACGAATGCGGAAAGGAAATCAGCGGAACCGGTATGGACACGAAAGTCATCGGCAGGATCATGAATATTTATGAGGAGGAGCTTCAGGAACCGAAAATAACGCGAATTATCCTTAGAAGCCTGACGGAAAAAACCCATGGAAATGCCGTAGGCGTTGGTTTGGCGGATTTCGTCACCAAAAACGTTTACGAAAATATAAACTTCGAGATGACCTATATCAACTGTCTTACCGCCGTTGCCCCTGAGAAGGCCAGACTGCCCATCGTATGTCCAAACGACGCTGAGGCCTTAAAAGCTGCCATCGGGACATGTGGGCCGGTCGATGAAGAGAACATAAAAATCGTCTGGATAAAGAACACATCCAAACTTGGCGAAATGTATATTTCCGACGGGCTGGTCGATACAGCCAAAGAGAATACCCACATCCAGTTTGTTGGCGAACCGGAAACGATCACCTTCGATGACGATGGAAATCTATCCCGACATTTTTTCCAATGA
- a CDS encoding sigma 54-interacting transcriptional regulator — MNSHFDQNRYSIQSFCDIVQPVIGAEVVVIDQDLIAVAGTGPFKKNIGSRRPRDSYVDLTLKSGESFVIGSAGETEQCLRCEMKSVCPYTSVLSGPIEYQNQVVGLFGILGYDKDQQKLIQRKSLFLSKIAKNIGDYIAKSFFDKNFSYYDFVTSQAMENIVNAIDQGVIITDCENNIIKVNQFAEEALKFKKDEYTGKDIGMVGDAVELAGSRPTSDGKASTRKSKFMAKATPIRHNDHPVGNVLLLQNNVRPQPCPTIYNFGQKPTSPRLIGASGPMRKLKDLLTKVAANDSKILICGETGTGKELVAQRIHYNSPRALGPFVALNCGAVPETLIESELFGYVKGAFTDARKNGKTGKFELANGGTIFLDEIGNLPRTGQAKLLRILDNDILEKIGSESPIELDVRVICATNKNLPEMVENGHFMEDLYYRLNVVQVEVPPLRERKKDISLLLDFYTKEYNKRFGVNLSGFTSNALNYLLFYQWPGNVRELKNVVEYVCNLKTSGFADLKDLPPYMSPITPKAETSDPEPINTEKLLIEEALRLFGNSTAGKQKAAKYLGISVSTLYRRLNIG, encoded by the coding sequence ATGAACAGCCACTTCGATCAGAATCGATATTCCATCCAATCTTTTTGCGATATCGTGCAACCGGTTATCGGGGCGGAAGTGGTGGTGATCGACCAGGATCTGATAGCTGTTGCCGGAACCGGGCCGTTCAAAAAAAATATCGGCTCAAGGCGGCCGAGAGACTCATATGTCGATTTAACCCTGAAGTCGGGCGAAAGCTTCGTAATCGGTTCCGCCGGTGAGACGGAGCAATGCCTGCGATGTGAAATGAAATCGGTCTGCCCGTATACGTCCGTTCTCTCCGGTCCCATAGAATACCAAAACCAGGTCGTCGGACTCTTTGGAATCCTTGGCTACGATAAAGACCAGCAAAAACTGATCCAACGAAAGAGCCTGTTTTTATCAAAAATTGCGAAAAATATCGGTGATTATATCGCTAAAAGCTTTTTTGATAAAAATTTCTCCTACTATGATTTTGTCACCTCACAGGCAATGGAAAATATTGTCAATGCCATTGATCAGGGCGTGATTATCACCGACTGCGAAAACAATATCATCAAGGTGAACCAGTTTGCCGAAGAAGCACTGAAGTTCAAAAAAGATGAATATACAGGGAAAGATATCGGTATGGTTGGCGATGCCGTAGAATTGGCTGGCTCTCGTCCAACGTCCGACGGAAAGGCAAGTACTCGCAAATCCAAATTTATGGCCAAAGCGACGCCGATCCGGCATAATGATCATCCTGTCGGCAACGTTCTGCTGCTGCAAAACAACGTCAGGCCCCAACCCTGCCCAACGATTTACAATTTCGGTCAAAAACCGACCAGCCCCCGATTAATTGGTGCGTCCGGGCCGATGCGCAAACTCAAAGACCTCTTGACCAAGGTCGCTGCCAATGATTCGAAAATTCTCATCTGTGGAGAGACGGGCACCGGAAAGGAACTGGTTGCGCAACGCATCCACTACAACAGCCCGAGGGCTTTAGGACCTTTTGTTGCCCTGAATTGCGGCGCCGTTCCCGAAACCCTTATCGAAAGCGAACTGTTTGGATATGTAAAAGGCGCCTTCACCGACGCCCGCAAAAATGGAAAAACCGGCAAATTCGAACTGGCGAACGGCGGAACCATTTTTCTGGATGAAATCGGCAACCTCCCTCGGACGGGACAAGCGAAGCTGCTGCGGATACTGGACAACGACATCCTCGAAAAAATCGGCAGCGAGTCGCCGATAGAATTGGATGTGAGGGTGATCTGCGCCACGAATAAAAATCTGCCCGAGATGGTGGAAAACGGACATTTTATGGAAGACCTGTACTACCGTTTAAACGTTGTCCAGGTTGAGGTCCCTCCGCTTAGGGAGAGGAAAAAAGATATCTCGCTGCTGCTGGACTTTTATACCAAAGAATACAACAAGCGCTTTGGCGTCAACCTTTCGGGTTTTACCAGCAATGCCTTGAACTACCTTCTGTTTTATCAATGGCCGGGAAACGTCCGGGAATTGAAAAACGTCGTAGAATACGTTTGCAATTTAAAAACGAGCGGATTTGCCGACCTGAAAGATCTACCCCCTTATATGTCCCCGATCACCCCAAAAGCCGAGACGTCCGATCCGGAGCCAATCAATACGGAGAAGCTGTTGATCGAAGAAGCGCTGCGCCTGTTTGGCAACTCTACCGCAGGCAAACAAAAAGCCGCCAAGTATCTGGGTATCAGTGTTTCGACCTTATACCGGCGGCTCAATATCGGATAG
- a CDS encoding aldehyde ferredoxin oxidoreductase family protein, protein MNGSFNKLLKIDLNTQSFSHEVIPQDMMQESLGGKGLGIRLLFQENPAGVDALSPENTFIITVGPVTGTAMWGQNRFAVFTKSPATGGFGESYCGGTLAPKIKGCGVDAVVIRGRAETLTFLVIDKDGVRFEDATAFKGMQTFETEKQILDRSPKGAGAMVIGPAGENLVRFACIKSDKWRSLGRGGMGAVLGSKNVKGISFYGSEKSSIADPDLMKKVVREIAAEGKNSPATKNYRTLGTPMQVAVTNSMNCFPTRYWQSGHFDQWENLSADYMQKNFEIASRGCPPCFLKCTKKSTVKKGRHAGLEIEGPEYETIYALGGLNELDSLEEVAWLNNLCDQLGIDTMSAGNISAFAIEAYKAGKIDFEIDYNQPDKMAELFKLVANCEGIGALFAEGIRSASEKLSLADMAIHVKGLEPAGFEPRVLKGMGLSYATSARGACHLRGTFYKAELSGQMDKDQIKGKAELMVDYEDRATLFDCLILCRFYRDFILWDKLQMLVEATTGEHCTIAELRKKANRITQLTREFNAREGLGPSEDKLPKPFFRKNRQGAFISGSELKTMIDEYNLIRNHQC, encoded by the coding sequence ATGAATGGATCTTTTAACAAATTACTCAAAATAGACCTGAACACGCAATCGTTTTCCCATGAAGTTATCCCACAGGACATGATGCAGGAGAGTCTCGGGGGAAAAGGCCTGGGAATCCGATTGTTGTTCCAGGAGAACCCTGCGGGCGTGGATGCACTGTCGCCCGAAAACACGTTCATCATCACTGTCGGACCGGTTACGGGCACCGCCATGTGGGGGCAAAATCGCTTTGCCGTGTTTACCAAGAGCCCGGCCACGGGTGGTTTCGGCGAATCCTATTGTGGTGGAACGCTTGCACCCAAGATCAAAGGCTGCGGAGTGGACGCCGTCGTTATTCGAGGCCGGGCTGAGACGCTCACCTTTCTTGTCATCGATAAAGATGGCGTTCGGTTTGAAGATGCCACCGCCTTCAAAGGCATGCAAACGTTCGAAACCGAAAAACAGATCCTCGACCGGTCGCCCAAAGGAGCCGGGGCCATGGTCATCGGGCCGGCCGGAGAGAACCTTGTCCGATTTGCCTGCATCAAATCCGACAAATGGCGAAGTTTGGGCCGGGGAGGCATGGGGGCGGTTCTTGGAAGCAAAAATGTCAAAGGCATTTCCTTTTATGGCAGCGAGAAATCCAGCATCGCCGATCCGGACCTGATGAAAAAGGTTGTCAGAGAAATCGCTGCAGAAGGAAAAAATTCGCCGGCAACCAAGAACTACAGAACCCTGGGCACGCCCATGCAGGTGGCTGTGACCAATTCGATGAACTGTTTTCCCACGCGCTATTGGCAGAGCGGGCACTTCGACCAGTGGGAGAACCTTTCCGCCGATTATATGCAAAAAAATTTTGAGATTGCATCCCGCGGCTGTCCGCCATGTTTTCTCAAATGCACCAAAAAATCGACTGTTAAAAAAGGCCGACATGCCGGGCTTGAAATCGAAGGTCCGGAATACGAGACGATTTATGCATTGGGCGGATTGAACGAGTTGGACAGCCTCGAAGAAGTCGCCTGGCTCAATAATCTGTGCGACCAGCTGGGCATCGATACCATGAGCGCCGGCAATATTTCCGCTTTTGCCATCGAGGCGTACAAGGCCGGGAAAATCGATTTTGAGATCGATTATAACCAGCCGGATAAAATGGCCGAACTGTTCAAACTTGTCGCCAATTGCGAGGGCATCGGTGCGCTGTTTGCCGAAGGCATTCGCAGTGCATCTGAAAAACTGTCCCTTGCGGACATGGCCATTCACGTCAAGGGGCTTGAGCCTGCCGGTTTCGAACCGCGCGTTTTGAAGGGGATGGGATTGTCCTATGCAACGTCTGCCCGCGGCGCCTGCCATCTCAGGGGCACCTTTTACAAAGCCGAGCTTTCCGGGCAGATGGACAAGGACCAGATCAAAGGCAAGGCCGAGTTGATGGTGGACTATGAGGACCGGGCGACCCTGTTCGATTGCCTGATCTTATGCCGGTTCTACCGGGATTTTATCCTTTGGGACAAACTGCAAATGCTGGTTGAAGCGACCACCGGAGAGCATTGCACCATCGCCGAGCTTCGAAAAAAAGCCAACAGGATCACTCAACTTACCCGGGAGTTCAACGCCCGGGAAGGTCTGGGGCCATCCGAAGACAAGCTACCCAAACCCTTTTTCAGGAAAAATCGTCAAGGCGCGTTTATATCCGGTTCCGAACTGAAAACGATGATCGATGAGTACAACTTGATACGAAACCATCAATGTTGA
- a CDS encoding NAD-dependent succinate-semialdehyde dehydrogenase, giving the protein MMRKMMLNQKLKDPGLIRQQCYIDGQWQDADNGETIAVTNPATGEVIGTIPRMGAHETRRAIEAAHRAQPAWRAKTAAERCAVVRKWYELLMANQEDLATIMTAEQGKPLAESKAEIAYAAAFLEWFSEEGKRAYGDVIPQTNNDQRIVVVKEPIGVCAAITPWNFPAAMITRKAGPALAVGCTMILKPATATPLTALALVELGERAGIPDGVLSVVTGASRAIGKEITSNPIVRKLSFTGSTEVGKLLMRESAGTMKKISMELGGNAPFIVFDDADIDLAIQGALIAKYRNTGQTCVCTNRFFVQNGVYDAFCEKLAAAVEKMIVGDGLKGETQIGPMIDMASLEKVESHVEDALSKGGRLLTGGKRHALGGTFYEPTVIADANESMVVAREETFGPVSPVFRFETEEEVLQRANDTEFGLAAYIYTMHLARTWRVSEGLEYGMVGINTGLISNAVAPFGGVKESGIGREGSKYGIDDYLETKYLCMAGIQTG; this is encoded by the coding sequence ATGATGAGGAAGATGATGCTCAATCAGAAATTGAAAGATCCAGGTTTGATTCGTCAACAATGTTACATCGATGGGCAGTGGCAGGATGCGGATAACGGCGAGACCATCGCGGTTACCAATCCTGCTACCGGGGAAGTGATCGGCACGATTCCCAGAATGGGAGCCCATGAGACGCGACGGGCGATCGAGGCGGCCCATCGTGCGCAACCGGCATGGCGCGCGAAAACCGCCGCTGAGCGCTGTGCAGTCGTCCGTAAATGGTACGAATTGCTGATGGCCAACCAGGAGGACCTGGCTACCATAATGACGGCCGAACAGGGCAAACCCCTTGCCGAATCCAAGGCTGAAATTGCCTATGCGGCGGCTTTTCTTGAATGGTTTTCCGAAGAGGGCAAAAGAGCTTACGGCGATGTCATTCCCCAGACCAACAATGACCAGCGGATCGTCGTGGTCAAAGAGCCCATCGGCGTCTGTGCCGCGATTACCCCATGGAATTTTCCGGCTGCCATGATCACCCGAAAGGCAGGTCCAGCCCTGGCTGTCGGCTGCACCATGATCCTGAAACCGGCAACGGCAACACCTCTTACGGCCCTGGCGCTGGTGGAACTTGGCGAACGGGCCGGAATCCCGGATGGCGTTCTCAGCGTCGTCACCGGCGCCTCAAGAGCGATTGGCAAGGAGATTACTTCCAACCCAATCGTCCGCAAGCTGAGCTTTACCGGTTCGACAGAGGTGGGCAAGCTGTTGATGCGGGAATCGGCCGGCACGATGAAAAAAATCTCCATGGAGTTGGGGGGTAATGCGCCTTTTATCGTCTTCGACGATGCCGACATCGATCTGGCCATCCAGGGCGCCCTCATTGCCAAATATCGCAACACGGGACAGACGTGTGTCTGCACGAATCGCTTTTTCGTGCAAAACGGCGTCTATGACGCGTTCTGCGAAAAACTCGCTGCCGCGGTAGAGAAAATGATCGTTGGTGACGGTCTGAAAGGAGAAACCCAGATCGGACCGATGATCGACATGGCCTCCCTGGAAAAAGTCGAGTCCCATGTTGAAGATGCCCTGAGTAAAGGGGGCCGGCTTCTGACCGGCGGCAAACGACATGCACTGGGCGGTACCTTCTACGAACCGACCGTTATCGCCGATGCGAATGAGTCCATGGTGGTGGCCCGTGAGGAAACCTTCGGTCCGGTATCGCCGGTCTTCAGGTTCGAAACCGAAGAAGAGGTGCTTCAACGGGCCAACGATACCGAGTTCGGGCTGGCCGCCTACATCTACACCATGCATCTGGCCCGCACCTGGCGCGTCAGTGAAGGCCTCGAATACGGTATGGTCGGCATCAACACCGGACTTATATCCAATGCCGTGGCTCCTTTTGGCGGTGTCAAGGAATCGGGCATTGGCCGGGAAGGTTCCAAATACGGCATCGACGACTACCTGGAGACCAAATACCTGTGCATGGCCGGAATTCAAACCGGGTAA
- a CDS encoding FAD-binding oxidoreductase: MMDATKECIQEIKKAIGEENVSDDKPSRIVHRVCHGIESLLHEDLDIFTPAAVVRPKTTEDVVKIVNCASKYEVGLVPQGGRTCTYGAECINGAIAINAVRMDKIVSIDEVAYNITAQAGVRLTDYINFLNERGFDTVELPTMIKSSLMGSRAAISGYNKWETRWGGSKDNIKSMEVVLANGDVVRVGHGSGGPSKSVVGLDTMGLFIGSRGSLGIITEMTTRFIPKVPAYHYGIRAFTNLEDGLNAYLELRNPLHASAVWRAKAYHKWMLKQAVTTSSDFVWPEDVEMLVDYHILGDPEVVDAMTRRVEEICEKCNGFWRDDLPPTEFVGQMHNTMEKFMGMGALQSERLVSGGMGNRIVPLDANIPNSHLIDFYKEYLDFLKETEAGTTRPNLAKHYHVLSPGEPLPTEQGGTKFWALMLADSKNFDKQSIEEFKGWFREYAELIWKHEGSLTATHGFIPKDMEVEFTKRELGETGYNLLKTIKKALDPKNIMNPGLRF, from the coding sequence ATGATGGACGCAACCAAGGAATGTATTCAGGAAATAAAAAAAGCCATTGGCGAGGAAAATGTGAGCGATGACAAGCCATCCAGGATTGTCCATCGGGTTTGTCACGGCATTGAATCCCTGCTGCATGAAGACCTGGATATTTTTACGCCTGCCGCCGTCGTCCGGCCGAAAACAACTGAAGACGTAGTAAAAATTGTGAATTGCGCCAGTAAATACGAAGTGGGCCTGGTGCCCCAGGGGGGCAGAACCTGTACATACGGTGCCGAGTGTATAAACGGAGCGATTGCCATTAATGCCGTCCGCATGGACAAAATCGTCAGTATTGATGAAGTCGCCTACAATATCACGGCTCAGGCGGGCGTGCGCCTCACGGATTATATCAATTTTCTGAATGAGCGGGGCTTTGACACCGTGGAACTTCCGACCATGATTAAATCCTCCCTCATGGGATCACGGGCGGCGATCTCCGGCTACAATAAATGGGAGACCCGCTGGGGAGGGTCCAAAGACAATATCAAAAGCATGGAAGTGGTTCTGGCAAACGGGGACGTGGTTCGGGTAGGGCATGGATCCGGCGGACCTTCAAAATCGGTTGTCGGTCTGGATACCATGGGGTTGTTTATCGGCTCCAGGGGTTCGTTGGGAATCATCACGGAGATGACAACGCGGTTTATTCCCAAAGTGCCGGCGTATCATTATGGAATCAGGGCTTTTACCAACCTTGAGGACGGTCTCAACGCATATCTGGAACTTAGAAATCCCCTGCACGCAAGCGCCGTCTGGCGGGCAAAAGCCTATCATAAATGGATGCTCAAACAGGCCGTGACAACCTCGTCCGATTTCGTATGGCCCGAAGATGTGGAGATGCTGGTGGACTACCATATTCTGGGTGATCCCGAGGTTGTTGATGCAATGACCCGCCGTGTTGAGGAAATCTGCGAAAAATGCAACGGCTTTTGGAGAGATGACCTGCCTCCGACCGAATTTGTCGGTCAAATGCACAATACAATGGAAAAATTCATGGGCATGGGGGCGCTTCAGAGTGAACGACTGGTCTCTGGCGGTATGGGCAACCGGATTGTGCCGCTGGATGCGAATATCCCGAACAGCCATTTGATCGATTTTTATAAAGAATACCTGGATTTTCTAAAAGAAACGGAAGCCGGAACGACCCGGCCGAATCTTGCAAAGCACTACCATGTTCTCAGCCCGGGTGAACCGTTGCCCACCGAACAGGGCGGAACAAAATTCTGGGCGCTTATGCTGGCGGACTCGAAGAATTTCGACAAACAAAGCATCGAAGAGTTCAAGGGCTGGTTCCGCGAGTATGCCGAACTGATCTGGAAGCACGAGGGATCGCTTACTGCCACCCACGGGTTTATTCCCAAAGACATGGAAGTGGAATTTACGAAGAGAGAACTGGGTGAAACAGGCTACAACCTGCTTAAAACCATCAAAAAAGCGCTGGATCCGAAAAACATCATGAACCCGGGTTTAAGATTCTAG
- a CDS encoding 3-isopropylmalate dehydrogenase, with amino-acid sequence MKDYKIALIPGDGVGPEISREAERILHAISKKYSIRFKTGCFDWSCDYYLKHGEMMPETALETLKSYDAIFLGCIGDANKVPDHISLTMLLKIRKGFDQYVNLRPINMFPGVESPVKGVTPENLDMVVVRENTEGEYSGAGGFFKLGQPDGFATQTGYFTQKGCERVMRFAFELAQKRKKLGDGNHVGMVTNCTKSNALNYSMVFWDMVFNQVAKGYPNIKTDMALVDAMTMWFVKNPEAFDVIVASNLFGDIITDLGAMIQGGMGFAAGANLNPEKDYPSMFEPIHGSAPKYAGKAVVNPVATIESVRMMLEHLDLQEPADDIRSAITAVLKRGELKTRDMGGTTKTHELGEAIAKQILSE; translated from the coding sequence ATGAAAGATTATAAAATTGCGTTGATACCAGGCGATGGCGTCGGACCTGAAATATCCAGGGAAGCCGAGCGGATTCTTCATGCGATTTCAAAGAAGTATTCGATTCGGTTCAAGACCGGATGTTTCGATTGGAGCTGCGATTACTACCTGAAGCATGGCGAAATGATGCCGGAAACGGCCCTGGAGACATTGAAATCTTACGATGCCATATTTTTGGGATGCATCGGCGATGCAAACAAGGTCCCCGACCACATCAGCCTGACCATGCTGTTGAAAATCCGAAAAGGATTCGACCAGTACGTCAATCTCAGACCGATCAACATGTTTCCCGGTGTTGAATCGCCGGTAAAAGGTGTGACGCCGGAGAATTTGGATATGGTCGTCGTCCGGGAAAATACGGAAGGTGAATACTCAGGGGCCGGAGGTTTCTTCAAGCTCGGCCAACCTGACGGGTTCGCTACCCAAACCGGATACTTCACCCAAAAGGGTTGTGAAAGGGTGATGCGCTTCGCCTTTGAACTGGCACAAAAGCGAAAAAAACTGGGCGATGGCAACCATGTAGGCATGGTAACAAACTGCACCAAATCCAATGCGCTGAATTACTCCATGGTCTTTTGGGATATGGTTTTTAATCAGGTCGCCAAAGGCTACCCGAACATCAAAACGGATATGGCCCTGGTCGATGCGATGACCATGTGGTTTGTCAAAAATCCGGAAGCCTTTGATGTCATTGTGGCGAGCAATCTTTTCGGGGATATCATTACCGACCTGGGAGCCATGATCCAAGGGGGGATGGGATTTGCCGCAGGAGCGAACCTGAATCCCGAGAAGGATTATCCTTCCATGTTCGAACCCATTCATGGATCCGCACCCAAGTATGCCGGCAAGGCGGTCGTCAATCCTGTCGCCACCATCGAAAGCGTTCGGATGATGCTTGAGCATCTCGATCTGCAGGAACCGGCCGACGACATCCGCAGCGCCATTACGGCTGTTCTCAAAAGGGGCGAGCTGAAAACCAGGGATATGGGGGGAACGACGAAAACCCATGAATTGGGGGAAGCCATCGCAAAACAGATCCTTTCCGAATAA